One window from the genome of Chlamydiota bacterium encodes:
- the yajC gene encoding preprotein translocase subunit YajC, with the protein MIAMLVAIFYLMIFRPQQKKQQEQKAMLGSLKKGDQVVTTGGIHGVVAGVRDDVVVLKVADNVKIEFSKSAVAAVVKAEKASS; encoded by the coding sequence ATGATCGCGATGCTGGTCGCGATCTTCTACCTGATGATCTTCCGCCCGCAGCAGAAGAAGCAACAGGAGCAGAAGGCGATGCTCGGCTCCCTGAAGAAGGGAGACCAGGTGGTCACCACCGGCGGCATCCACGGGGTCGTGGCGGGGGTCCGGGACGACGTCGTGGTGCTGAAGGTGGCCGACAACGTGAAGATCGAGTTCTCGAAGAGCGCCGTCGCGGCGGTCGTCAAGGCGGAGAAGGCGTCGTCGTGA
- a CDS encoding HD domain-containing protein gives MTVTIGQVRKNGEVNAYLEKTDRCMVSMGYTEHGARHARIVSDAARAILLKLGVPAREAELAAIAGYLHDLGNLVNRENHALTGSAMARDILQAMGMPAAEVADIVAAIGHHQEENGEPMSGISAALILADKIDVHRGRVRKSNQMDFDTHDRVNHSAKRSVVKVSRKRRTIRYDLTIDTRLSRVMDYFEIFMSRMIIARKAAAFLGCRLELVINGAKML, from the coding sequence GTGACGGTGACGATCGGGCAGGTCAGGAAGAACGGGGAGGTCAACGCCTACCTGGAGAAGACCGACCGGTGCATGGTGTCGATGGGCTACACCGAGCACGGGGCCCGGCACGCGCGCATCGTCTCGGACGCCGCGCGCGCCATCCTCCTCAAGCTCGGCGTCCCCGCGCGCGAGGCGGAGCTCGCGGCGATCGCCGGCTACCTCCACGACCTCGGCAACCTCGTGAACCGAGAGAACCACGCCCTCACCGGGAGCGCGATGGCCCGCGACATCCTCCAGGCGATGGGGATGCCGGCCGCGGAGGTCGCCGACATCGTCGCGGCCATCGGGCACCACCAGGAGGAGAACGGGGAGCCGATGAGCGGCATCTCCGCCGCGCTCATCCTCGCCGACAAGATCGACGTCCACCGCGGGCGCGTCCGCAAGAGCAACCAGATGGACTTCGACACGCACGACCGCGTGAACCACTCCGCGAAGCGCTCGGTCGTCAAGGTGAGCCGCAAGAGGCGGACGATCCGCTACGACCTGACGATCGACACCCGCCTCTCCAGGGTGATGGACTATTTCGAGATATTCATGTCGCGGATGATCATCGCCCGGAAGGCCGCGGCGTTTCTCGGCTGCAGACTGGAACTGGTGATCAACGGCGCCAAGATGCTTTAA